A segment of the Symmachiella macrocystis genome:
CCGGCAATCGGGGTTGGGTTCCGGTCAACGAAGTGGCGCGGCTCACCGAAGGGGAGAGCTTCACGTCGATTCATCGCAGCCAACAGACACGCTCGATTACGGTCATCGGCCAAATCAACGACGAACAGGGCAACTCGCGGGACATTATGGCGGATGTGCGTCGGTGGTTTTCCACTGAGCTGCGCAAAGAACATCCGCAGGTCCGGCTCGAAGAATTGGGAAAAGGGGAAGAATTCCGCAAAGCGATGGGCAGCTTGTGGATTGGCGGATTAGTGTCGTTGTTGTTGATCTATATGATGCTCGCCGGGCTATTTCGAGCTTACTTACAGCCGATTGTCGTGATGGCGGCCATTCCCTTTGGGGTGTTGGGGGCGATCATCGGACACTGGGTGACGGGCAATCCGCTCACTATATTGAGCTTTATTGGCTGCGTGGCCCTGACCGGAATTGTGGTCAACGACTCACTGGTCTTGGTCGATTTCATCAATCGCCGCGTGCATCAGGGCATGACGCCGTTTGAGGCGAATGTCGCCGGCGCGAAATTGCGGCTCCGTGCGATCCTGCTGACGACATTGACCACGGTGGCCGGATTGATGCCTTTGATGTTTGAAACCAGTTTCCAGGCCAAATTCTTGATTCCCTTGGCCGTGACGCTCACATTTGGGCTGGTTTTCGCTACCGGTTTGACGTTAGTTATCGTGCCGTCGCTGAATATGGTCTATATGGACTTCACGCAAATCGTCGGTGGCCGCAAGTCGGACGATTCTGAGGAGAATGACGAGCAGCAAACGCGGGAGCTGGCGACTGCATCACTCGACAAGGAGCTTTGAAACGTGGACTTTTCTGTGCGACTGGTGGAATTGCAAATCGCTAGGTAATCTCGTAAGTTGTTAGGACCTTCAGCCCGGCGGGATCGCTGCCGACACTGATATCCTGGTCATACGGAGACGAGCAAAATGGACGACCCTCAATTTTTGATCATGGCGGCGGTTTTCCTCGTGGGAGGGCTGCTCTTTTTGGTCGCCGCCTTTGTAGGGATCAAATATTTCAATATCTGGCTCCGGGCTTTCGTCACGCGGACCGGAATCGGCATCTTGCAACTGATCGGCATGTCGCTGCAAAAAGTCAATGCGATGGTGATCGTCGAGTCCAAAATCATGGCGGTTCAATCAGGACTGCCACCGATCGATACACGGGCGCTCTCGGCCCACTATTTGGCTCAAGGTAACGTCCGCCGCGTCATTCAGTCGTTAATTGTGGCCCACCGGGCCAAAATCGATTTGGACTGGGATACGGCTGCCGCCATCGACTTGGCCGGCCGGAACGTACTGGACGCCGTGCAAACCTCCGTCGACCCCAAGGTGATTGATTGTCCCGACCCCCGCCGCGGTTCGGGCCGGACAACCCTCGATGGTGTCGCCAAGGATGGGATTCAACTCAAGGCCCGCGCACGTGTCACCGTGCGGACCAATCTCGCACAACTCGTCGGTGGTGCGACCGAAGAAACAGTCATCGCCCGCGTGGGTGAAGGGATCGTTTCGGCGATTGGCTCATCCGATAGCCACAAGCAAGTGTTGGCCAACCCGATGTTGATTGCCAAAGCGGTGTTGGATCGCAGTTTGGACTCACAGACCGCCTACGAGATCGTGTCGATTGATATCGCCGATGTCGACGTGGGCGAAAACGTCGGTGCCCGTTTGCAGGCGGATCAGGCCGAGGCGGATGTCCGCGTGGCCCGTGCTCGTGCCGAAGAACGTCGCGCCCAAGCCGTGGCCACCGAGCAAGAGATGAAAGCGCTCACCCAGGAAAACCGCGCCAAGGTCGTATTGGCCGAAGCCGATGTCCCCAAGGCGATTGCGACGGCGTACCGGTCCGGAAACCTGCGAACACAGAAGGCGATTGCCAGCAACGGCCAGTAATCACCGGCGATCGAGTCACTCGTTTATTGAGCGACGGCTCCCCAAATCGGGATGACCGAAACCTTTAAGGAGCTCTGATTTGCTTGGCGTTTTGCGATTTGCCAGGCGGTTACAACAGCTCGCCGGTCCATTCAGGCAGTTCGTCAAGATATTCGGCGCAACAGCCATTTAGCCAGATGTAATCATCTTTGATTTTTTTGACCTCTACGATTCGCGCCCTCACGACGCCATAAATTAATCCGCCCAACAGCAGGATGATTCCAAGCGGGATCATAGCCACCGCGTATTCTGACGCATCAACCAGCGCAATCCCAGTCACTAAAAGGGCGATTCCCAACAGGGACAACGTCCAACTGATTAAGATGGCCCGCTGTCGCCGCACAAACCATTCTTCGCTCAACCCAACGTAAATGGTCGCCGTTTTGCGTACGATGAGTGCGGCAATCGCATAGACGATCATATTGCAAACGAGGATCAATGCGTACCATCCCGGATGATGCCACGACAATTTGCGTTTGAGGTAGCGGGTAGAAGGCCGATTGCTTTTGACGCAACGGTTCGGCATCTCAGCGTTTTTGTGCATGACGAGAGTTTTGTTGCCCTGACGCCACATGCTGCCGGTCGGTGTGCCAAAATCCTCCCCGCAATTTGGACAACTCATGCTGCCAGCCGGAGAAGCCACTCCGCACATCGGGCACAACAAAACGTCGATAACTGCATCGTATCGCGATTGCTCGCGCGATGTTTCAATGGACGACTCTTCGGCCGCGTCCTGCGAGGCGACATCGATCGTGCGGCGGCACATTGGGCACCGTCCATCCGCCGAAAGGTTCACACGCGTCTGGCAGTGGGGACATTCGGTATTCATGGATTGCGATTCAAATTCCCGATTCATTCCATTCGCAATGCGAATTCGCGGAAAGTGATTATCCACTTTGCAAGCTCTGCGCCTTAGCGTGAGGTTTTTTTGGTGGCTAATCGGTTGTCCTACGCCGTAATGTGCATCCTGACGCACGCGACGTCGATTAGGCATCAACCGTATACGGTTTGCGTTGCTCGCGGCTGAGCATCGATGTCGCTTCGGCGTCGCCAACGAAATCTTCCTTTTTGGGGTCCCAGGTCAATTCACGGTCTAGGATCATCGCAATATTGGCCAAATGGCAGGCGCTCACCGAGCGGTGGTGTGTGTAGACGTCTGAAATCGGCAATTCGCGGCTTTTGATGCAGTCGAAAAAGTTCTGCATGTGCCCCGCGATCCGCATTTTGCGGTACAGTTTTTCGACTTCGTCGTTAAGCCAGTCGGTTTCCTCGGCGCTCGCAGCAATTTCATCGACTGGTTTCCCAGTAAGTCCGCCGCGATTCACGCGGATTTTTCCCTGATCGCCGGTGATGACCAACTCGTTCCCTCCACTGGTGAGTTGGATTTGATGTCCGCCGTCAAAGTCCATCATGCAGTCAAAACTTTTAGCGACGTTGTAACAGTCCTGCTGTTTGTTGAATGTTCCTTTTCCAGAAATCTTGGTCGGGCCAGTCTCATCCAATCCCAAGGCCCACAGGGCGATGTCGGTGTGATGTACGCCCCAGTCGGTGACCTGCCCGCCGGAGTATTCCTGCCACCAGCGAAAATTGTGATGCGTCCGTTCCGCCATGTACCCGGTTTCCGGAGCTTGGCCTTGCCACATATCCCAATCCAAATTCGTCGGCGGTTTGGTCACATTGAATGGCCCCCCACTCGATGCTTCGCCAACCGAAGAGAGCGCGTGTAGCTTGTCGCCCAAACGACCGCTACGGGCAATCGCGACCGCTTTGAGAAAGCGTTGTTCATTTTCGCTGCGCTGTTGCGTACCGACCTGGAAGACCTTGCCGGTCTCTTTCACAACGCGACAGATTTGTTTGCCTTCGTCGATCGTGAGCGTTAGTGGTTTTTCGCAATAGACATCCTTGCCGGCGCGCATCGCATCAATAGAGATTTTTACGTGCCAATGATCGGGAGTACCGACCGTCACCGCATCAATGTCTTTGCGATCCAACAGTTTGCGGTAATCAGTGTAAGTCGCGCAGTTTCCGTCAATCCGCGCAGCAAACCTCTCCGCATGCTGGCTATCGACATCGCAACAGGCGACCATGTTTCCCAATCCAGCCGCTTGCCGGCCGATTCCCGAACCTCGTCCACCCACGCCAATCGAAGCCACATTGATGCGTTCGTTCGGACTGTCGGCAGCGAACAGAGCGCTGGGCCAAAGATAGGGAGCCGCGAGACCCGCTGCGGCAACTCCTGTGGATGTTTTTAGAAAGTCACGGCGTGAAGTCGAATGGTGGCGCACAATCGGTACTCCTGATTTGACGGAACAGGTAACCCCGCAATGGGGATCATGGCATAAATGGTGGCGGAATCCAGCAAACATCGGACACTCACGAGCGACGCTTTCCGGCTTTCTCTAAAACTAGTCTCAAAAAACTCTGACGCATCTCGCTGACACTTGAATTTCAACATCTCAAACAAGCGCAACCGGGTTTTGAAACAGTCTCTAGCGTAACCGGGCGGGTGATTTCGGTCCAGCGTCTGTCGGAAAACGGCTGGTTCGGAATCTTTTATCGTTTATGTAGTCGATCTTCGCATGCGGGACGTTTACACTGGCTGTTTCATTCTCAGGACATTGATGCTACATCTGCCGCCCGGTTAGGAAAACTGAATGAACGTCGATCAATTGGAAACCTGCTTGCGGGACTGCAGTTGCTTTTCGTTGCTGTCCGACGAAGAGCTTGCAGCCATCCGCGACCAAGCGGATATCCGCCACTATAAACTCGGGCAGGTCGTTTTTCGGCAAGGAGATGTGGGCGACCGGATGTACGTCGTCTACTCTGGCAAAGTCCGTGTGCTTCACGAAGAGAACGGCGACGAACTCCCGTTAAATACGCTGTTCGACGGAGATCACTTTGGCGAAATGTCATTGGTCAGCAATGCGCCGCGCAACGCCACGATTCGTTCCGCGGCCGATAGCACGCTAATCAGCATTCCGGCCGAAGCTGTGCAAAGTCTCCTGGAGAAAAACGGCGACCTGCGGCAATATTTTGACCGTTATGCCGATCGCTTGCAGTTGTGGAATTTCATCAAGGTGGTGGGGCAACTCGGCACGCAACTCAAGCCGCCGCAGCTGCGAGAACTGGTCGATCAGTTCCAATCGCAGGACTTCCCTACAGAAGACTCGATCCTCACCGCTGGAGAAGTTCCCGAACATTTCTATTTGATTCAATCGGGTCGTGTGAACGTCGTCAAAGAGGGGGAAGTGCAGACAACGTTGACGTCGGGAGATACATTCGGCGGCAGTGCGTTGGTGGAGCGGCCACCGGTTGGCAGCTATTTTACATTTCAGGCAGACGGACCGGTCACCATGCTGACGCTGGCCGCGGCCGACTTTTGCAGATTACTGGACGACGTTCCGCAAGTACGGACCTACTTCGAAGAGCGCGCCGCGCATACTCGCGCGGATGACGCGGCCGAACACTTTGATACGGTGACCACCCAGGTGCGGGATGCGGCGATAGCTGCGGAAAATGCCGCGAAAACGACCACCGAACCGGAAGACATCGTCGAACCAACCGCTCCGCCCGCAGCGCTGGTGCCCGTCACAGCCATGGAGATGCCGGCTGAGGAGGAGGTAGCACCAACCGGCGAACATGTACCGACTCCGCCCTCAACCGGATTGGGTGGATTTTGGCGGCGGTACCAGTTTCCATATATCCCCCAGCACGAGGAGGTCGATTGCGGAGCCGCGTCGCTGGCCATGATCACTGCGCATCATGGACGTCCCGTCGGCGTCAGCCGTTTGCGCGACTTGGCCGGCGTGAGCACCATGGGGGCGTCGCTGACTCAATTGATCCATGCCGCCCACGAAGTGGGCTACGAAACACGAAGCTTGAAGCTCACCGCTGATCGGTTGCCGAAACTGCAATTGCCGGCCGTCCTCTTTTGGCAGGGCTACCACTACGTGGTGCTGTACGCATTGAATGAGAACTACGCGTACATTGCCGACCCCGCGATGGGCAAGTGCCGGGTCACGCTGGAAGAGTTGGAAACGCAGTTTAGTGGCTTCGCGCTGGAGGTGACTCCCACGGCGGCCGCGGAGCGGATTCGCACTAAACCCAAAGCCGCGCAGCGCTTAACCAATTTAATGAAGAGCAACTTTAAGACGCTGGGTGTGATTCTGGCGATCTCATTGTTACTGCAAGTCGTCGGTCTGGCCGCGCCGTTATTCACTAAATACATCATCGATTCGGTACTGATGCCCGCCGATGCCGGTCCACCAGACGGCACCGCGCCTCCCGGGAGTCTTCTGTCTCTGAATTGGCTGGCATTGGGGTTGGTCGTGGTCTCTGTCTTCGGAATCGGCATGACGATGTTACGGGGCATGGTCGCCGTCCGGTTGAGTCAGAAACTCGACCGCACCATGTTGCACGAGTTTTACGAACATTTGCTGCAGTTGCCCACGCGGTTTTTCAAATTGCGGCGAACGGGCGACATCGTGGCCCGCTTTGGCGACAACGAAAATGTGCGCGAGCTGTTCACCGCCGGCACGATGACGGTCGTGCTCGATTCGTTGATGGTGGTCGTTTATTTCGTGGTGATGTTCATGCTCAATGCCCGTTTGGCGGCTGTGGTCTTAGCGTTCGTGCCGGTCTTCGTGGCCTTCACTTTAATCGTCAGCCCGATCATGAAGTTAATGCATCGCCGGTTGATGGAAGATGGCGCCGCTCATGAATCCAACCTGATTGAAAGCATCGGCGGGATCGACATGGTCAAAGCCATGGCCGTGGAAAAGCCGATGCAGAAAAAATGGGAACTCCTGTTCGAGAAGTACTTAAAGTCGCAATATCGCAGTGAAAAACTAGGAGAAACTTTCGGTGCTATCGACGGCGCCATTGGTGTGTTCAGCAACGTGGCGCTGCTCTGGTATGGACTGACGTTGGTCCAGCGGAACGAATTGACTTTGGGCGATTTCATGGCCTTCAACATGCTGGCCGGACAAGTCATCGGACCGCTCTCGGGGGTCATCGGACTGTGGGACCAACTGCAACAAGCCCGCGTCTCCTTGGAACGGTTGAGCGACGTGCTCGACAACGACCCCGAACCTCAGCCGCCGCCGGAAGAACGTGTCTATCCTAAAGTCATTCGCGGCCGGGTAAAATTCGACCGCGTCTTTTTCCACTACGGCACCAAAGGGGCGCCCTATGTGTTGCGCAACCTTTCCTTCGAAGCCGCGCCGGGACAACGCATCGCCATCGTCGGACGCAGCGGCTCGGGCAAAACAACCCTGGCTCGATTGCTCTTAGGACTGTATCAACCGACCGAAGGCACGATCACCATCGATGACTGGGACCTGGAACGGATCGACTTGGGCACGTTGCGAAAGCAGATCGGGTTTGTGCTGCAAGAAAACCTGCTGTTCAGCGGCACGATTCTAGAAAACATTGCCCTCGGGGATGAGAATCCGGACCGTCAGCAAGTGGAGGAGGCCGCCACGTTGGCCGGGGCGCATGACTTCATCCGCGCGATGCCGTTGGGCTACGACATGGTCGTCGGCGAGTTTGGGCTAACGCTTTCGGGCGGACAACGTCAGCGGATTAGCATCGCCCGCGCCTTGTATCGCAATCCACGCATTGTGGTGATGGACGAAGCCACCAGCGCGCTCGACAGCTTGAGCGAACGCGAGATTCAAAAAAACCTCGATGCCATTTTGGCCGACCGCACCTCGTTCATCATCGCCCACAAAATCGCCACCGTCCGCGATGCCGACCAAATCCTCGTACTGCACGACGGGGCCATCGTCGAAACGGGAACACACGACGAACTGATCGCCAAACGCGGCACGTATTATTACCTGGCAGCTCAACAACTCAATTTGTGATTTTTCA
Coding sequences within it:
- the floA gene encoding flotillin-like protein FloA (flotillin-like protein involved in membrane lipid rafts) yields the protein MDDPQFLIMAAVFLVGGLLFLVAAFVGIKYFNIWLRAFVTRTGIGILQLIGMSLQKVNAMVIVESKIMAVQSGLPPIDTRALSAHYLAQGNVRRVIQSLIVAHRAKIDLDWDTAAAIDLAGRNVLDAVQTSVDPKVIDCPDPRRGSGRTTLDGVAKDGIQLKARARVTVRTNLAQLVGGATEETVIARVGEGIVSAIGSSDSHKQVLANPMLIAKAVLDRSLDSQTAYEIVSIDIADVDVGENVGARLQADQAEADVRVARARAEERRAQAVATEQEMKALTQENRAKVVLAEADVPKAIATAYRSGNLRTQKAIASNGQ
- a CDS encoding Gfo/Idh/MocA family protein — protein: MRHHSTSRRDFLKTSTGVAAAGLAAPYLWPSALFAADSPNERINVASIGVGGRGSGIGRQAAGLGNMVACCDVDSQHAERFAARIDGNCATYTDYRKLLDRKDIDAVTVGTPDHWHVKISIDAMRAGKDVYCEKPLTLTIDEGKQICRVVKETGKVFQVGTQQRSENEQRFLKAVAIARSGRLGDKLHALSSVGEASSGGPFNVTKPPTNLDWDMWQGQAPETGYMAERTHHNFRWWQEYSGGQVTDWGVHHTDIALWALGLDETGPTKISGKGTFNKQQDCYNVAKSFDCMMDFDGGHQIQLTSGGNELVITGDQGKIRVNRGGLTGKPVDEIAASAEETDWLNDEVEKLYRKMRIAGHMQNFFDCIKSRELPISDVYTHHRSVSACHLANIAMILDRELTWDPKKEDFVGDAEATSMLSREQRKPYTVDA
- a CDS encoding peptidase domain-containing ABC transporter — encoded protein: MNVDQLETCLRDCSCFSLLSDEELAAIRDQADIRHYKLGQVVFRQGDVGDRMYVVYSGKVRVLHEENGDELPLNTLFDGDHFGEMSLVSNAPRNATIRSAADSTLISIPAEAVQSLLEKNGDLRQYFDRYADRLQLWNFIKVVGQLGTQLKPPQLRELVDQFQSQDFPTEDSILTAGEVPEHFYLIQSGRVNVVKEGEVQTTLTSGDTFGGSALVERPPVGSYFTFQADGPVTMLTLAAADFCRLLDDVPQVRTYFEERAAHTRADDAAEHFDTVTTQVRDAAIAAENAAKTTTEPEDIVEPTAPPAALVPVTAMEMPAEEEVAPTGEHVPTPPSTGLGGFWRRYQFPYIPQHEEVDCGAASLAMITAHHGRPVGVSRLRDLAGVSTMGASLTQLIHAAHEVGYETRSLKLTADRLPKLQLPAVLFWQGYHYVVLYALNENYAYIADPAMGKCRVTLEELETQFSGFALEVTPTAAAERIRTKPKAAQRLTNLMKSNFKTLGVILAISLLLQVVGLAAPLFTKYIIDSVLMPADAGPPDGTAPPGSLLSLNWLALGLVVVSVFGIGMTMLRGMVAVRLSQKLDRTMLHEFYEHLLQLPTRFFKLRRTGDIVARFGDNENVRELFTAGTMTVVLDSLMVVVYFVVMFMLNARLAAVVLAFVPVFVAFTLIVSPIMKLMHRRLMEDGAAHESNLIESIGGIDMVKAMAVEKPMQKKWELLFEKYLKSQYRSEKLGETFGAIDGAIGVFSNVALLWYGLTLVQRNELTLGDFMAFNMLAGQVIGPLSGVIGLWDQLQQARVSLERLSDVLDNDPEPQPPPEERVYPKVIRGRVKFDRVFFHYGTKGAPYVLRNLSFEAAPGQRIAIVGRSGSGKTTLARLLLGLYQPTEGTITIDDWDLERIDLGTLRKQIGFVLQENLLFSGTILENIALGDENPDRQQVEEAATLAGAHDFIRAMPLGYDMVVGEFGLTLSGGQRQRISIARALYRNPRIVVMDEATSALDSLSEREIQKNLDAILADRTSFIIAHKIATVRDADQILVLHDGAIVETGTHDELIAKRGTYYYLAAQQLNL